The Bradysia coprophila strain Holo2 unplaced genomic scaffold, BU_Bcop_v1 contig_151, whole genome shotgun sequence genome contains a region encoding:
- the LOC119074667 gene encoding tRNA-uridine aminocarboxypropyltransferase 2 has protein sequence MASDENSEWNFEMCNIDVDQTDARQKCDKCNRPIVVCWCIGLAKPPLEPKCNVVLLQHPAEEKRCLRTAPMLKLGLAPGKCHIYKGRRFPSQGHDPCVEQILSSSNSLLLYPSPNAVPLQDIDVAAGPYTLVLIDGTWPQAKTIYTSSKMLQRMKQVKLTLTGNSCYIVRTQPADGCLSTLETAASALSVLERDPKYTKLLVEPLNVLCKYQIDNGAVPHDSKENLLRNKSYPKLVGKRLNRLLRRIEENPLS, from the exons ATGGCCTCTGACGAAAACTCAGAATGGAATTTCGAAATGTGCAATATTGATGTTGATCAGACCGATGCTCGTCAAAAGTGTGACAAATGCAA TCGTCCAATTGTCGTCTGCTGGTGCATTGGTCTGGCCAAACCTCCCTTAGAACCAAAGTGCAATGTAGTCCTTCTCCAACATCCAGCCGAAGAAAAACGCTGTCTGCGTACCGCTCCAATGCTGAAATTGGGTCTGGCGCCAGGCAAATGCCACATCTACAAAGGTCGACGTTTTCCCTCGCAAGGACACGATCCGTGTGTGGAGCAAATCTTAAGTTCGTCCAATTCGTTGCTTTTATATCCCAGTCCGAATGCCGTACCACTGCAAGATATCGACGTCGCAGCTGGACCATACACATTGGTGCTCATCGATGGAACGTGGCCGCAAGCGAAAACCATTTACACATCCTCGAAAATGTTGCAAAGAATGAAGCAGGTGAAGTTGACGTTGACTGGTAACAGTTGCTATATTGTCAGAACTCAGCCAGCCGATGGATGTCTGAGCACGTTGGAAACAGCGGCTAGTGCGTTGAGCGTATTGGAAAGGGACCCCAAGTACACGAAACTATTGGTTGAACCGTTGAACGTCCTGTGTAAATATCAAATTGATAATGGTGCCGTACCTCATGATTCGAAAGAGAATTTGTTGCGAAATAAAAGCTATCCAAAGCTAGTCGGAAAACGTTTGAATAGGTTATTGAGGAGAATTGAAGAGAATCCATTGAGTTGA